A single Oncorhynchus nerka isolate Pitt River linkage group LG10, Oner_Uvic_2.0, whole genome shotgun sequence DNA region contains:
- the LOC115127781 gene encoding scavenger receptor cysteine-rich domain-containing group B protein, protein MGSSVRQRERQRAMRCQRVKECVFWPCGGWKLAVWLLASLLGSLLLVAVGVILQIGDLTEISRRAMPANGTTTTTTSMKTTQSQVRLVNGRVSSPVRLVNGRVSSPVRLVNGRDRCEGRVEVWHNGTWGTVCDDDWDMVDANVVCRQLVCGVAVAVGSISEYGQGLGPIMLDNVDCKGGETDLGQCGSLGWRIHNCYHYEDVSVTCKVPSVVASRSLGVATTSSRRNSGLRDGRIRLVGGLDYCQGRVEVFYQGSWGTVCDDDWGRRDAGVVCQQIGCGHAVSSTTNAYFGYGTGLILLDNVNCNGYENQLSKCYSLGWGIHNCGHHEDAGVICSGSGSTTVSTKNTMPMGRGFFQTASITVTDRTEPVKTTTTTTVTKTTVAMTTKERPVIRVVNGNSSCEGRVEVFHGNLWGTVCDDDWQLPNAQVVCRQLGCGPAIAAKILAFFGYGSGPILLDNVDCTGSEMKLENCFNLGWGQHNCGHHEDAGVICAPFQPVRAGRDFAVTETTTRPPSDGMVRLAGGQHHCEGRVEMFLGAKWGTVCDDAWDMPDAQVVCRQLGCGEAAAARGEAYFGPGNGTILLDNLKCSGSETSLQQCSHIPWDVHNCDHSEDAGVTCSLS, encoded by the exons GAGATTTGACCGAAATCAGCAGAAGAGCCATGCCTG CCAATGGGACCACGACGACGACGACCTCCATGAAGACAACACAGTCCCAAG TGCGTCTGGTGAACGGGCGTGTCTCCTCTCCAGTGCGTCTGGTGAACGGGCGTGTCTCCTCTCCAGTGCGTCTGGTGAACGGGCGTGACCGGTGTGAGGGCCGTGTGGAAGTGTGGCACAACGGAACGTGGGGTACGGTGTGTGATGACGACTGGGACATGGTAGATGCCAATGTGGTGTGTCGGcagctggtctgtggtgtggCTGTGGCGGTGGGTAGCATCTCAGAGTACGGCCAGGGCTTGGGGCCCATCATGCTGGACAACGTAGACTGTAAAGGAGGGGAGACCGACCTGGGACAGTGTGGCAGTCTGGGCTGGAGAATCCATAACTGTTACCACTACGAGGATGTATCGGTCACATGCAAAG TTCCATCAGTGGTGGCGTCACGGAGCCTCGGTGTGGCCACCACTTCATCTCGGAGAAACTCAGGTTTAA GAGATGGTAGGATCCGCTTAGTTGGTGGACTGGACTACTGCCAGGGACGAGTGGAGGTCTTCTACCAGGGCAGCTGGGGGACGGTGTGTGATGACGACTGGGGTAGGAGAGACGCAGGGGTGGTGTGTCAGCAGATTGGCTGTGGCCACGCCGTTTCCTCCACCACCAATGCCTACTTTGGTTACGGCACAGGACTGATTCTACTGGACAATGTCAACTGTAATGGTTACGAGAATCAGCTAAGTAAATGCTACAGCCTGGGATGGGGGATACACAACTGTGGACATCATGAGGATGCTGGAGTTATCTGTTCAG GTTCAGGCTCCACCACAGTTTCTACCAAGAACACAATGCCCATGGGAAGGGGATTCTTCCAGACTGCCAGCATTACAG TGACCGACCGAACAGAACCAGTCAagaccactactacaactaccgtGACAAAGACAACGGTTGCTATGACAACCAAAG AGCGTCCCGTCATCCGCGTGGTGAACGGTAATAGCAGCTGCGAGGGTCGCGTGGAGGTGTTCCATGGTAACCTCTGGGGCACGGTGTGTGACGACGACTGGCAGCTGCCCAACGCCCAGGTGGTGTGCAGGCAGCTGGGTTGTGGTCCCGCTATCGCCGCCAAGATCCTGGCCTTCTTCGGCTACGGCTCGGGTCCCATCTTGCTGGACAACGTGGACTGTACGGGCAGTGAAATGAAACTGGAGAATTGTTTCAACCTGGGCTGGGGACAGCACAACTGTGGACACCATGAAGACGCTGGAGTTATCTGTGCAC cCTTTCAGCCTGTTCGAGCTGGAAGAGACTTCGCCGTGACAGAAACAACAACTAGACCACCAAGTGACG gcATGGTGAGGTTGGCAGGCGGGCAGCACCACTGCGAGGGTCGGGTGGAGATGTTCTTGGGGGCGAAATGGGGTACGGTATGCGACGACGCCTGGGACATGCCAGATGCCCAGGTGGTGTGTCGCCAGCTGGGCTGCGGAGAGGCTGCTGCGGCTCGCGGGGAGGCCTACTTCGGGCCCGGTAACGGCACCATCCTCCTGGACAATCTGAAGTGCAGTGGCTCCGAGACCTCGCTCCAGCAGTGCTCACACATACCCTGGGATGTACACAACTGTGACCATTCTGAAGACGCTGGCGTCACGTGCTCACTGTCGTGA